From the genome of Legionella beliardensis:
GCGATTGCGCGATAGAATGACTAGGGCAACGAATGGCAACGGTATCTTGTCCGCCAGTTACTAAAGGATTTACTGTTTTAAGGTTACATTTTAAAACAAGAGTTAAAGGTCCTGGCCAGAAATTATCTATTAATTCTTGAGCATAATTAGGAATATCAGTAACCCACCTGCTTAAATCCCAGTCTTTAGCGACATGCATAATTAATGGGTGATTGAGAGGGCGGTTTTTTAGAGCAAAAATTTTTCGAATGGCCTCTTCATTTTCAGCATTACCTGCTAAGCCATAAACAGTTTCAGTAGGGATGGCAACTAAATTACCGGCTTTTAGCTGGGTAATTGCCTCATTAATATTAGTGGTGATAGTACTCATGAACAAATTATTGGCTAGTTAGATTCAAATACTTATAAATATGCCGCTTATTCTACTAAAAACTTACATGCTGCGTCTAAATATTTATTTTGTGGTTTGATTATCGTCTTAATTCTAGTAACAAAAAACTTATCTTACTATTTATTTTGAAAACTAGGCTGCAGATTTTAAATTTTAAAAAATTATGTTAGTTTGATGTTTACCTGTTAGAATTACGTCCATGAATTCGAGAGTAAGGCCAACCTCTTAGTCTTAAATTCTAAGATGCAATTAAAATAGGAAAAACTAATTGCTGTGATTACCAAGTTTGCTCATAACTAGGATGTTATCAGCCATTTATACAAAAAATTAGCTTATTTGCTGTACTTATATATTTGAGTAAAAGCTTAAGTGCAGCTAAGTCGCTTTAATTTTAAATGTAAGATAAGTTATGGACATACACAAATAATATTAACAACGGAAGCATCTAAATGAATGGATTTGCTTCATGTGTATTAGGTTAAGGAGTTAAGATTAATGCACTCAAATTTTTATTTATCCCCTCTTGCGGCTTGTTTAGCTTTTAGTATGATGTCCCCTGTGCAAGCAGCAGAACCAATCCCTTTAAATAAATCATCACTACCGGCTCTTCAGCAACAATTTCATCTTAATATGCCTGGGGTGAAACAAGCTAAGGGTTCTGTTACTGATTCATTGCAATTTATTAAGCAGCATACAGACAAAAATAATATTAGTCATATTCGTATGCAGCAACAATATGCAGGTTTTCCTGTGGTTGGTGGTTATGCCATTCTTCATAGTCCTCAAGCGGCGCAGACGTTTCTAGCTGCTCGTAATCAGGCTGATATAAAAATGAATGGGGTCGTTTATCATGGTTTACAAAAGGAATTAGGCCAGCCTTCTGCTGACTTTATTAAAAATGGTTCACTGGCGCTTCAGCAATTTAAGAGTCAGTTTGCTAATCATTCAGTAAGTGAAGAAACCGTAACCCCACTTGTTTATATTGATGAAAACCACAATGCGCACTGGGCTTATAAAGTAAGTGTTTTTGTTACTTATCAAGATAAAATTCCTGAAAGACCAACGGCTATCGTAGATGCAGTGACCTATAAACCTTTTGTACAGTGGAATAATGTAAAAACCCAAGTCTCGCCTGCAAAAGGACAAGGATACGGTGGTAATTCAAAAGTAGGTAAGTTTACCTATGGCACAGGGCTACCTTTACTTGAGTTAACTCGCGATGATGCCGCTTCCAAATGTTTTATGGAAAATACAGGCGTGCGTGTTGTTGACATGGAACATCGTTATTCTTCGAAAAATAACCCTATGTCGTTTAGTTGTAAAGTAGCTGATAAAGCAACTGATGCATTTTGGACTGGTTATCAATCGGATGGCTATGATAAAGAAAATGGGGCATTTTCTCCAACGAATGATGCCCTTTATGCAGGTTACGTTATTAACCATATGTATAAAGATTGGTATAACATCAATGCGCTTTCTAAATCTGATGGGTCTCCTATGCAGCTTGTTATGCGAGTGCACTATGGTGATGGTTATGAAAATGCTTATTGGGATGGTCGACAAATGACCTTCGGCGATGGTGAAGACATGATGTACCCACTTGTTTCACTAGGCGTAGGAGCTCATGAGATTAGCCATGGTTTTACTGAGCAGCATTCAGATTTACAGTATTACGGCCAATCAGGCGGTATGAATGAGGCTTTCTCTGATATGGCAGCACAAGCAGCAGAATTTTATTCTATTGGTAAGGCGAGCTGGCAAATCGGTGGTGAAATCATGAAAGAAAGTAGTGGCTATGACGCATTACGCTTTATGGATTTACCAAGTCGTGATGGTATGTCTATTGATACAGCCGATGAGTATTACGGCGGTCTAGATGTCCATTATTCAAGCGGTGTTTTCAATCGTTTATATTACTTAATAGCAAATCTCCCTGGCTGGGATGCTCGTAAAGCCTTTGATATTATGGTTAAAGCGAATATCGACTACTGGACACCTTATTCAACGTTTGATGAGGGTGGTTGTGGTGTATTGAGTGCTGCTAAAGATCTAGGGTTTGATCTCAATGGCGTCAAGCAGTCATTAGCAACAGTAACCATAGATTATGAATCATGTAATTAATTCATTTTCACTATAAAAGCTTACCAGGTGCTGTGCTACAGCACTTGGTTCTTCCATGTGTAGATGGTGTCCTCCTTCTACATGAAAAATAGTTAAATACTTAACTGCTGCAATTCTTGCTTGAATATCACTTTCGTTAAACAATGATCCGCGTTTAGCTAAAATAAGGCACGTTTTAGCCGTGTTTCCGCTAAGGCAGGATAAAACTTGGCCTTCTGTGAGCTGCAAGGGACTTGGATAAACCAAACGGCGGTCATGTCGCCAATAAAATTGACCATCAATTTCACTAACGCCACGATCACACAAAAGACGAACTAATTCTAATGATAAAAAGCCACGTTTGGCTCGTGCTTGCGCAGCCTGTTCTAGGGAGGAGTAAAATTTAGTTCGGTGTGGCTTTTTTTCGATAATAGTATGGATGTAATTGGCTAACTGATCACGGCAAGACTGTTCGCTTTTTGTAAAAGGCCCAAGCCCTTCAAGTAAAGCCACCGAAGCCGTACGTTTCGGTGCAACACCAGCTAGAATGCTTGCGAGGCACGCGCCTAGTGAGTGGCCTAGTAGGTGAATTTTGTCAATTTGCAGTGCATCAATAATATGAACTAAGGCAAAAACACCATCGATAAAATGATAATAGCTGCCTTCATTTAAATGAGAAGATTGGCCATGGCCAGGCAAGTCGATAGCAATCACACGGAAGTAGTTAGACAAGTAAGGTGCCAATAGGTCAAAGGAGTTAGCATTATCTAGCCAGCCATGAATAGCTAAAAGAGGCGGCAAATCTTTATTTCCCCATGATTTACCTGCAATAGTAAAACCAGGAATAGTTAATTTAAATTCTTCCATATCCATAGAATTGTTATGTGGTCTAGTTTATTTTGTAACAAAGGGTAGGTTTTTGCCAATAAACCTTTAATGATAACTGGAAGAGCTAGCCAAATAACTAGCTCTGACTTTTGCACTCACTTAAGACAATTAAACGACTGAGTTTTGTCGCGCTCGGCAAAGGTCTTTATTAACAGGAACCTCAAGAATTTTCTTATCATTTATCCAGTAGATGAAATTTACGTGAAAATCTTTACAAAATAATTCTTGAATTTGTTCGTCTTCACAAGCGTTTTGCTCAATCATGTCTTTATTACCTTCTTTAATCTGTAAGGCTTGATCAACATTAATGTTTTTAATTTGATAAGTAAATATGACGGTATCATCTTTTAAAAAGATATCATTTAGCTCAGTTTTACTATCAACCATGATAGGTAAACCTTCATTCAATCTTAACTCATCAAGGGAGTAAATGAGCCCGCTAAATAGCGTTGCACTAGCTAGACAGGTAATTTTTTTTAACCATGATTGCTTCATAGTACTCTCCTTATCGTATATCACAAATTTGTGTCTTTTATTTGTCTCAGTATATTTGACGTTTTTATCTAAACTAACATAATTGTTTATTTAACACAAATTATGTGACAAATTACTTCTTATATTTAGTGACAAATAATTATTAAACTGAGGCTAACTCTTAAAAATTCTCTTAAATTAACTGACTAAATTTGTGTGATAAGCTTTAAAAAGAAATTTTTAATGCTATGCTTAAGGTTCTAACTGGTTAACATAAATTTGATAGAAAGATAGTTTAATCGTTAGATTAAATCGTTTCTGGCAAATTCACATTATTTAAGGTTAATTGTTATGAAACAACCGCGACAAAGTGTGTCGCTGGTAACTTATAATATTCATAAAGGTTTTGGGGTTGGCAAACTGCGATTTTTGCTACCTGAGATGCGCTATGCGTTATCTAAATTAAATCCTGATTTTGTATTTCTGCAGGAAGTTCAGGGTTTTCACCAGCGGCAAGCTCAAAGGATTCAAATTTGGCCTGATTTACCTCAGTTTGAATATATCGCTGAGAACGATTGGCCACACTATCTTTATGCAAAAAATGCTATTTACCAAGCAGGCCATCATGGCAATGCTATTTTAAGCAAATATCCGTTTGTGAGTTTTGAAAATATTAATCTATCCCGTCAAAATCGTGCTTCTCGCAGTATTTTGCATGGGCAAATAAAATTGGATAATGATCAAGTATTACATTTATTGTGTGTACATTTAGGTTTATTTAAAGCAGAACGGGCTTCTCAATATCGCGCTGTGATTAAACGTATTACCGAAGTGATACCTGATAATGAGCCCTTATTAATGGCAGGTGATTTTAATGATTGGCGTATGCATTTATCCGAGCCTTTAGCCGAAGAATTAGGTATTTACGAAGCGTTTCAACGATTGGAAGGGCAGC
Proteins encoded in this window:
- the proA gene encoding zinc metalloprotease ProA: MHSNFYLSPLAACLAFSMMSPVQAAEPIPLNKSSLPALQQQFHLNMPGVKQAKGSVTDSLQFIKQHTDKNNISHIRMQQQYAGFPVVGGYAILHSPQAAQTFLAARNQADIKMNGVVYHGLQKELGQPSADFIKNGSLALQQFKSQFANHSVSEETVTPLVYIDENHNAHWAYKVSVFVTYQDKIPERPTAIVDAVTYKPFVQWNNVKTQVSPAKGQGYGGNSKVGKFTYGTGLPLLELTRDDAASKCFMENTGVRVVDMEHRYSSKNNPMSFSCKVADKATDAFWTGYQSDGYDKENGAFSPTNDALYAGYVINHMYKDWYNINALSKSDGSPMQLVMRVHYGDGYENAYWDGRQMTFGDGEDMMYPLVSLGVGAHEISHGFTEQHSDLQYYGQSGGMNEAFSDMAAQAAEFYSIGKASWQIGGEIMKESSGYDALRFMDLPSRDGMSIDTADEYYGGLDVHYSSGVFNRLYYLIANLPGWDARKAFDIMVKANIDYWTPYSTFDEGGCGVLSAAKDLGFDLNGVKQSLATVTIDYESCN
- a CDS encoding alpha/beta fold hydrolase; protein product: MEEFKLTIPGFTIAGKSWGNKDLPPLLAIHGWLDNANSFDLLAPYLSNYFRVIAIDLPGHGQSSHLNEGSYYHFIDGVFALVHIIDALQIDKIHLLGHSLGACLASILAGVAPKRTASVALLEGLGPFTKSEQSCRDQLANYIHTIIEKKPHRTKFYSSLEQAAQARAKRGFLSLELVRLLCDRGVSEIDGQFYWRHDRRLVYPSPLQLTEGQVLSCLSGNTAKTCLILAKRGSLFNESDIQARIAAVKYLTIFHVEGGHHLHMEEPSAVAQHLVSFYSENELIT
- a CDS encoding endonuclease/exonuclease/phosphatase family protein, coding for MKQPRQSVSLVTYNIHKGFGVGKLRFLLPEMRYALSKLNPDFVFLQEVQGFHQRQAQRIQIWPDLPQFEYIAENDWPHYLYAKNAIYQAGHHGNAILSKYPFVSFENINLSRQNRASRSILHGQIKLDNDQVLHLLCVHLGLFKAERASQYRAVIKRITEVIPDNEPLLMAGDFNDWRMHLSEPLAEELGIYEAFQRLEGQHARSFPALKPTLCIDRIYFRGLNVEKAQCFSGKPWRTLSDHLPLFAKFSL